A genomic window from Betta splendens chromosome 17, fBetSpl5.4, whole genome shotgun sequence includes:
- the LOC121201774 gene encoding uncharacterized protein LOC121201774, which yields MDAPVENVNVRHKEEDGTVFFESYVPPSRDAVHLPTYVLYLLIAVFIVLSVLYAIIGHLIKDLIHDCADWLLGEQPEEVVVNYCEAKDKFMADWCPETSPELEAIARAEEDKVVDRDFMKAPAIWILSTEPRGTRSGPRVMFGKRT from the exons ATGGATGCGCCTGTGGAGAACGTGAACGTCCGGCACAAAGAGGAGGACGGGACCGTGTTCTTCGAGTCTTACGTCCCGCCCTCTCGGGACGCCGTCCACCTGCCGACCTACGTCCTCTACCTGCTCATTGCGGTCTTCATCGTGCTGTCTGTTCTCTATGCCATCATCGGTCACCTCATCAAAGACCTCATCCACGACTGCGCAG ACTGGTTGTTGGGGGAGCAGCCGGAGGAAGTGGTGGTGAACTACTGCGAGGCCAAGGATAAGTTCATGGCAGACTGGTGCCCGGAAACCTCCCCTGAGCTGGAGGCCATCGCCCGAGCTGAGGAGGACAAGGTAGTGGACAGGGACTTCATGAAAGCCCCCGCCATCTGGATCCTGTCCACGGAACCACGAGGCACGAGGTCAGGACCCCGAGTGATGTTTGGGAAAAGAACTTAA